A genomic window from Chanos chanos chromosome 14, fChaCha1.1, whole genome shotgun sequence includes:
- the gng12b gene encoding guanine nucleotide-binding protein G(I)/G(S)/G(O) subunit gamma-12 isoform X2, whose protein sequence is MDQTMSSKLQSSNNIAQARRTVQQLKLEANIERIKVSKASADLMNYCGEHAKYDPLLMGIPASENPFKDKKPCTIL, encoded by the exons ATGTCGTCAAAGTTGCAGAGTTCCAATAACATAGCCCAGGCCAGGAGGACTGTCCAACAGCTGAAATTAGAAGCTAACATTGAGAGGATAAAG GTTTCAAAAGCCTCTGCCGACCTCATGAACTACTGTGGAGAGCATGCCAAATACGACCCTCTCCTAATGGGCATCCCAGCCTCAGAAAACCCCTTCAAGGATAAGAAACCCTGCACTATATTGTAA
- the gng12b gene encoding guanine nucleotide-binding protein G(I)/G(S)/G(O) subunit gamma-12 isoform X1 — MSSKLQSSNNIAQARRTVQQLKLEANIERIKVSKASADLMNYCGEHAKYDPLLMGIPASENPFKDKKPCTIL; from the exons ATGTCGTCAAAGTTGCAGAGTTCCAATAACATAGCCCAGGCCAGGAGGACTGTCCAACAGCTGAAATTAGAAGCTAACATTGAGAGGATAAAG GTTTCAAAAGCCTCTGCCGACCTCATGAACTACTGTGGAGAGCATGCCAAATACGACCCTCTCCTAATGGGCATCCCAGCCTCAGAAAACCCCTTCAAGGATAAGAAACCCTGCACTATATTGTAA